One stretch of Podospora pseudoanserina strain CBS 124.78 chromosome 4, whole genome shotgun sequence DNA includes these proteins:
- the HET-E gene encoding Heterokaryon incompatibility NOD-like receptor E (COG:D; EggNog:ENOG503PCTP) yields MRLLERDDAGEIRLTKDLPSDKIPPYAILSHTWGPDEEEVSYKDLKDGRAVSKLGYNKIRFCADQAWRDGLKFFWVDTCCIDKSNSTELQEAINSMFRWYRDAAKCYVYLTDVSTYERHADGDPSWKLAFQKCNWFTRGWTLQELIAPTSVEFFSREKARIGDRNSLEGMIHNVTGIPLEALRGSPLSDFSVHDRMAWMKQRNTTREEDMAYSLFGIFDVHLPLIYGEGKEKALERLREKIGKDDGCLADLRVTDPRHDKKRIEAAKGGLLKDSYCWVLSNVQFQQWHDGDDQRLLWIKGDPGKGKTMLLCGIIDELKKSTPPGLLSFFFCQATDSRINNATAVLRGLIYLLVSQQPALISHVRRPYDHAGKKMFEDPNVWIVLCEIFTSILEDPGLRMTYLIIDALDECVTDLPQLLELITRTSCTSSPIKWIISSRNWPDIEEQLETATQKARLSLELNAECISTAVNAFIQNRIDQLAPKTKHDANMIGKIQDYLHSNANGTFLWVALVCQALADPKVKKRHILAKLQTFPRGLDSLYARMLEQIGHSEDAELCKQILAVAAAVRRPIRLDELASLIEMPDDVSDDPESLEEIVKICGSFLIIRERTIYFVHQSAKDFLFGTASDKASNKASQEAFKLVFPTGIEDVSYIIFWRSLNVMSQKLRRDIYCLNAPGFLIDNVRVPDPDPLATVRYSCIYWIDHLRDLVSSTSSKWVHLLQDDGDIHRFLTTKYLYWLEALSLLRALPEGINAIRQLESLLGHTIRGRLIAIVRDAYRFALSYRMIIEKAPLQAYTSALVFAPTNSIIKKFFKKEEPGWISTISVVEAEWNACTQTLEGHGDRVWSVVFSPDGQRVASGSSDNTIKIWDAVSGTCTQTLEGHGHWVRSVAFSPDGQRVASGSDDNTIKIWDAVSGTCTQTLEGHGHWVQSVVFSPDGQRVASGSSDHTIKIWDAASGACTQTLEGHGSWVFSVTFSPDGQRVASGSDDNTIKIWDAVSGTCTQTFEGHGGWVQSVMFSPDGQRVASGSSDHTIKIWDAASGTCTQTLEGHGHWVQSVAFSPDGQRVASGSDDKTIKIWDAASGTCTQTLEGHGNWVHSVMFSPDDQRVASGSSDHTIKIWDAVSGTCTQTLKGHGDLVQSVAFSPDGQRVASGSNDTTIKIWDAVSGTCTQTLEGHVHWVQSVMFSPDGQRVASGSDDKTIKIWDAVSGTCTQTLEGHDGSIQSVAFSPDGQRVASGSSDKIIKIWDAVSGTCTQTLEGHGHWVRSVVFSPDGQRVASGSSDNTIKIWDTASGTCTQTLKGHGDRVRSVAFSPDGQRVASGSDDKTIKIWNAASGTCTQTINVDLAATYLSFDHTNAYINTNIGRIQIATATMESPNQLSSPVCYSYGLGQDYRWIICNNQNVLWLPPEYHASAFAIQGRKMFLGCYLGRVIIFLFSRDI; encoded by the exons ATGCGTCTCCTGGAACGTGATGATGCCGGCGAGATCCGCCTGACGAAGGACCTGCCCAGCGACAAGATTCCACCATATGCGATTCTTTCACACACATGGGGGcccgatgaggaggaagtcaGCTACAAAGATTTAAAGGACGGCAGAGCCGTAAGCAAACTCGGCTACAACAAGATCCGGTTTTGCGCAGATCAAGCTTGGCGTGACGGGCTGAAATTCTTCTGGGTAGACACATGCTGTATCGATAAGTCCAACAGCACTGAGCTTCAGGAGGCGATCAACTCTATGTTCAGGTGGTATCGCGATGCGGCTAAGTGCTATGTCTATCTTACAGACGTCTCAACATACGAGCGACACGCCGACGGCGATCCTAGTTGGAAATTGGCTTTTCAGAAATGCAACTGGTTTACTCGAGGATGGACCCTCCAAGAGCTTATTGCCCCGACATCAGTCGAGTTCTTTTCAAGGGAGAAGGCGCGTATCGGAGACAGGAACTCTCTAGAGGGAATGATCCACAACGTAACGGGAATTCCCCTCGAGGCCCTCCGAGGTAGTCCTTTGTCTGATTTCAGTGTCCATGACCGAATGGCATGGATGAAGCAACGCAATACAACACGTGAAGAAGACATGGCATACTCGCTTTTCGGTATCTTCGACGTCCATCTGCCTCTTATCTACGGtgaaggaaaagagaaggccCTTGAGCGGTTGCGAGAGAAGATTGGGAAGGATGACGGCTGTCTGGCCGACCTGCGTGTCACCGACCCTCGCCACGATAAGAAGCGGATCGAAGCTGCCAAGGGCGGCCTCCTGAAAGACTCCTACTGTTGGGTTCTCAGCAACGTCCAATTCCAACAATGGCACGACGGTGACGATCAACGGCTGCTCTGGATCAAAGGCGACCCCGGCAAAGGCAAGACTATGTTGCTCTGCGGCATCATCGACGAATTAAAAAAGTCTACACCACCTGGCCTTctatccttcttcttttgccaAGCCACCGACTCGCGCATTAATAATGCCACTGCCGTCCTCCGCGGTTTAATCTACCTTCTTGTcagccaacaaccagcaCTCATCTCACACGTACGACGACCTTATGATCATGCAGGAAAAAAGATGTTTGAGGATCCTAACGTATGGATTGTCCTGTGTGAGATCTTTACTAGCATTCTAGAAGATCCCGGCTTGAGAATGACATATTTGATCATCGACGCGCTTGATGAATGCGTGACAGACTTGCCGCAGCTTCTCGAGCTGATCACCCGGACCTCAtgcacatcctccccaatcaaGTGGATCATCTCGAGTCGCAATTGGCCAGATATCGAAGAGCAATTGGAAACAGCTACGCAGAAAGCGAGGCTAAGCCTCGAGCTCAACGCCGAATGTATCTCTACTGCTGTCAACGCATTTATCCAAAACAGGATAGATCAACTGGCACCGAAAACGAAACACGATGCCAACATGATAGGCAAGATTCAGGATTACTTACACTCCAACGCAAATGGCACGTTTCTGTGGGTGGCGTTGGTCTGCCAGGCGCTCGCGGATCCGAAGGTTAAGAAGCGGCATATATTAGCAAAGTTACAGACATTTCCGCGCGGACTAGACTCTTTATATGCGCGGATGCTAGAGCAGATTGGCCATTCCGAGGATGCAGAGCTTTGCAAGCAGATTCTTGCCGTCGCCGCAGCCGTTCGCCGACCTATCCGCCTTGATGAACTTGCCTCTCTTATTGAGATGCCGGATGACGTTTCCGATGATCCGGAGTCCTTGGAAGAGATTGTTAAGATTTGCGGCTCGTTCTTGATCATCCGAGAACGAACGATCTATTTCGTCCACCAATCGGCCAAGGACTTTCTCTTCGGCACGGCTTCGGACAAAGCCTCCAACAAAGCTTCTCAAGAAGCTTTCAAGCTGGTTTTCCCTACTGGGATAGAGGATGTGAGCTATATCATCTTCTGGAGGTCACTGAATGTTATGTCTCAGAAGCTGCGACGAGACATATACTGCTTAAATGCACCGGGATTCTTGATTGACAACGTCCGAGTGCCAGACCCGGACCCGCTAGCAACGGTACGATATTCATGCATCTACTGGATTGACCATTTACGTGATTTGGTCTCTAGCACAAGCTCAAAATGGGTCCATCTTCTacaagatgatggggataTCCACAGATTCCTTACAACGAAGTATCTTTACTGGCTTGAAGCTCTTAGTCTACTCCGAGCTTTACCAGAGGGCATCAATGCCATACGACAGTTAGAGAGCTTATTG GGACATACCATTCGAGGGAGGTTAATAGCTATCGTCCGGGATGCATATCGGTTTGCGCTGTCCTACAGGATGATAATTGAGAAAGCCCCTCTTCAAGCATACACATCAGCCCTTGTATTCGCACCGACTAACAGTATCATAAAGAAATTCttcaagaaggaagagccTGGCTGGATTAGCACAATATCAGTTGTAGAAGCGGAATGGAATGCCTGTACACAGACGTTAGAGGGCCATGGCGACCGGGTCTGGTCAGTCGTGTTCTCGCCGGACGGCCAGCGAGTGGCATCGGGCTCGAgcgacaacaccatcaagatctgggatgcggTATCGGGGACCTGTACACAGACGTTAGAGGGCCATGGCCACTGGGTCCGGTCGGTCGCGTTCTCGCCGGACGGCCAGCGCGTGGCATCGGGCTCggacgacaacaccatcaagatctgggatgcggTATCGGGGACCTGTACACAGACGTTAGAGGGCCATGGCCACTGGGTCCAGTCGGTCGTGTTCTCGCCGGACGGCCAGCGCGTGGCATCGGGCTCGAGcgaccacaccatcaagatctgggatgcggCATCGGGGGCCTGCACACAGACGTTAGAGGGCCATGGCAGCTGGGTCTTCTCGGTTACGTTCTCGCCGGACGGCCAGCGCGTGGCATCGGGCTCggacgacaacaccatcaagatctgggatgcggTATCGGGGACCTGTACACAGACGTtcgagggccatggcggctGGGTCCAGTCGGTCATGTTCTCGCCGGATGGCCAGCGCGTGGCATCGGGCTCGAGcgaccacaccatcaagatctgggatgcggCATCGGGGACCTGCACACAGACGTTAGAGGGCCATGGCCACTGGGTCCAGTCGGTCGCGTTCTCGCCGGACGGCCAGCGCGTGGCATCGGGCTCGGacgacaagaccatcaagatctgggatgcggCATCGGGGACCTGCACACAGACGTTAGAGGGCCATGGCAACTGGGTCCACTCGGTCATGTTCTCGCCGGATGACCAGCGCGTGGCATCGGGCTCGAGcgaccacaccatcaagatctgggatgcggTATCGGGGACCTGTACACAGACGTTAAAGGGCCATGGCGACTTGGTCCAGTCGGTCGCGTTCTCGCCGGACGGCCAGCGAGTGGCATCGGGCTCGAACGACAcgaccatcaagatctgggatgcggTATCGGGGACCTGCACACAGACGTTAGAGGGCCATGTCCACTGGGTCCAGTCGGTCATGTTCTCGCCGGACGGCCAGCGTGTGGCATCGGGCTCGGacgacaagaccatcaagatctgggatgcggTATCGGGGACCTGTACACAGACATTAGAGGGCCATGACGGCAGTATCCAGTCGGTCGCGTTCTCGCCGGACGGCCAGCGAGTGGCATCGGGCTCGAGcgacaagatcatcaagatctgggatgcggTATCGGGGACCTGTACACAGACATTAGAGGGCCATGGCCACTGGGTCCGGTCGGTCGTGTTCTCGCCGGACGGCCAGCGAGTGGCATCGGGCTCGAGCGACAACACCATTAAGATCTGGGATACGGCATCGGGGACCTGTACACAGACGTTAAAGGGCCATGGCGACCGGGTCCGGTCGGTCGCATTCTCGCCGGACGGCCAGCGCGTGGCATCGGGCTCGGACGACAAGACTATCAAGATCTGGAATGCGGCATCGGGAACCTGCACACAGACGATAAATGTTGATTTAGCTGCTACCTATCTATCGTTCGACCATACTAACGCTTACATCAATACGAATATCGGGCGTATCCAAATAGCTACGGCTACTATGGAAAGTCCAAATCAGCTTAGTAGTCCGGTATGTTATTCGTATGGTTTAGGACAAGATTACCGCTGGATTATTTGTAATAACCAGAACGTGTTATGGTTACCACCAGAATATCATGCAAGCGCTTTTGCTATACAAGGACGCAAAATGTTTCTTGGCTGTTATTTAGGACGTgttataatatttttattttctcgagatatttaa
- a CDS encoding hypothetical protein (COG:L; EggNog:ENOG503P2A7), translated as MSRIEENAPRNMSTSASVQNPNNERNLLIPSENMSTDTLDSGNLIDTATAMSALVDIFDGQPTTPPSLYIDLEGVNLSRHGTISILQICVLPRRQAYLADIHILGEKAFCAPSSATGRTFKDILESETIPKVFFDVRNDSDALFSHFQTRLAGVQDLQLMELATRTFPRRFVCGLARCIERDVSLSATEKSPWLATKERGTRLFAPERGGSYQVFNERPLHVEIRLYCVQDVHLLPRLWAHYDGKLTGVWEGRVREASRDRVALSQTPGFNGKGQHMALAPAGWSWL; from the exons ATGTCTCGAATCGAGGAGAATGCG CCAAGAAACATGTCGACTTCTGCCTCTGTTCAGAATCCGAACAACGAGCGAAACCTGCTGATACCCTCGGAAAACATGAGTACCGACACCCTAGATTCCGGCAATCTCATCGATACCGCTACGGCCATGTCCGCTCTCGTGGATATCTTTGACGGCCAGCCTACTACGCCGCCCTCCCTCTACATCGACCTCGAGGGAGTCAACCTTTCTAGACACGGCACTATATCCATTCTTCAGATCTGCGTTCTGCCCCGTCGCCAGGCATACCTCGCcgacatccacatcctcggTGAAAAAGCGTTCTGCGCCCCCAGTTCGGCCACAGGTCGTACCTTCAAGGACATCCTAGAGTCAGAGACCATCCCCAAGGTCTTCTTCGACGTCCGAAACGACTCAGATGCGCTGTTCAGCCACTTCCAGACCCGTCTCGCCGGCGTCCAAGACCTGCAACTGATGGAACTCGCCACGCGCACGTTCCCGCGGAGGTTCGTCTGCGGGCTGGCCCGGTGCATCGAGCGCGATGTCTCTCTGAGCGCAACGGAGAAGAGTCCCTGGCTGGCCACCAAGGAGCGAGGCACCAGGCTTTTTGCGCCCGAGCGTGGGGGAAGTTACCAGGTTTTCAATGAGCGGCCTCTCCATGTGGAAATCCGGCTCTACTGCGTTCAAGAtgtccatctcctccctaGGTTGTGGGCGCACTATGACGGTAAGCTCACAGGAGTTTGGGAAGGGAGAGTGCGTGAGGCTTCGCGGGATAGAGTGGCACTGTCTCAGACGCCTGGCTTCAACGGCAAAGGACAGCATATGGCACTGGCACCAGCTGGTTGGTCTTGGCTGTAA
- a CDS encoding hypothetical protein (COG:C; CAZy:AA7; EggNog:ENOG503NZDT) — protein MQSLVASLVAVASLISVVKGDTCSELRANTNIEVSAPISPTYIAEQTEYWSASCSALKPSCIIFPKSAAEVSTIISVLNTNDEHFAVKSGGHSPNNYYASVDGGPLISTQNLDHANLDPATGILDFGPGNRLDGLAQKLQGTGWTFVGGRIGNTGTGGLMLGGGLSYMSAQHGWSASSVLEYELVLPNGTITYPSATNHPSLFKALKGGGNNFGIVTNYKTQAYPQGNVWGGNLLFLRTPATDKKILQAVRDFTEYNTDDRAAVIVTAERAQVNLVDSWILFLFYDGPTPPAGTFTNFTSIGPIANTARTRTYADLMTFSNWVVLKGFQVQIGTETIPLPSTTHSVEVLEGIHAHWRNISLTTLAVPGIVASIAYQPFPKRIAAAAREKSPDLIDADPDADKLIIEMNYAFLNPLDYPLMDGKMQETYTGIRERVLSWQAEGKLPDNVDLPVFMNYGFYRQDYFGRLKPENRALAREVAEEVDPEGLFRNRTGGWKP, from the coding sequence ATGCAGTCCCTCGTGGCTTCCCTCGTGGCCGTTGCCTCTTTGATCTCGGTGGTGAAGGGAGATACTTGTTCCGAGCTTCGagcaaacaccaacatcgAAGTCTCGGCACCCATCTCGCCGACATATATTGCCGAGCAAACCGAGTACTGGTCCGCATCCTGCAGCGCCCTCAAGCCGTCCTGCATCATCTTCCCAAAGTCTGCAGCCGAAGTatccaccatcatctcggttctcaacaccaacgacGAGCACTTTGCCGTGAAATCCGGTGGCCACTCCCCGAACAACTACTACGCTTCTGTTGACGGCGGTCCCTTGATCTCGACCCAGAACCTCGACCATGCCAACCTCGATCCTGCAACCGGCATCCTCGACTTTGGTCCCGGCAACCGTCTCGACGGCCTGGCCCAGAAGCTCCAAGGCACCGGCTGGACCTTTGTAGGCGGCCGCATCGGCAACACGGGCACAGGCGGTCTCATGCTCGGTGGAGGTCTTTCATACATGTCCGCCCAACACGGCTGGTCTGCTTCCTCCGTCCTCGAATACGAACTCGTCCTCCCCAACGGCACCATCACCTACCCCTCTgcaaccaaccacccctccctatTCAAAGCCCTCAAaggcggcggcaacaacTTCGGCATCGTCACCAACTACAAAACCCAAGCCTACCCACAGGGCAACGTCTGGGGCGGtaacctcctcttcctccgcaCCCCAGCCACAGACAAAAAGATCCTCCAAGCCGTCCGCGACTTCACCGAATACAACACCGACGACCGCGCCGCCGTCATCGTCACGGCCGAGCGCGCACAAGTCAATCTCGTCGACTCCTGGatcctctttctcttctaCGACGGCCCTACCCCACCCGCAGGAACCTTCACCAACTTCACCTCCATCGGCCCCATAGCCAACACCGCCCGAACCCGCACCTACGCCGACCTAATGACCTTCTCCAACTGGGTCGTGCTGAAAGGATTCCAAGTCCAAATCGGGACAGAAACAATCCCCTTGCCGTCCACGACTCACTCTGTCGAAGTGTTGGAGGGAATCCACGCCCACTGGAGAaacatctccctcaccacgCTCGCCGTTCCCGGGATTGTGGCTAGCATAGCCTACCAACCGTTCCCTAAACGCATTGCTGCCGCGGCGAGGGAAAAGTCCCCTGATTTGATCGATGCTGATCCTGATGCGGATAAGCTGATTATTGAGATGAATTATGCTTTTCTCAACCCGTTGGATTACCCCCTTATGGATGGCAAAATGCAGGAGACATATACCGGGATTCGGGAAAGGGTCTTGAGCTGGCAGGCGGAGGGGAAATTACCTGATAATGTTGACTTGCCGGTGTTTATGAACTATGGGTTCTACAGACAGGATTATTTCGGGAGGTTGAAGCCGGAGAATAGGgcgttggcgagggaggtggcggaggaggttgatccGGAGGGGTTGTTTAGGAATCGGACTGGGGGGTGGAAGCCATAA
- a CDS encoding hypothetical protein (EggNog:ENOG503P08J; COG:Q), translated as MVSYTEILSSNALITTSTTPLRVAVFVGGTSGIGKLTIRALVATGTPIKIYLLGRKPSQSRTLPFIKELHTLNPKAEIIFTEAEVSLLADVKRVCSLISSVESKIDLLFLSAGFAPWGGQRKETAEGHEVAQALEYYSRMLFILHLLPLLDSGRVVSVLGGGMETTYFLDMEDWELKKEGNFTIWRARPQYIGMNTIMLDRLAKENPNVTFVHSLPGAVDTGNVRRGWDGKSILGWAFIRFIEGVNWLVAFSDEESGQRHLFQSTSAAFGGRGVPWSGKAGRATVGGLFLVSNKCDCTPNTKVVDQLRDKGQEKLWGHTMEILGPYL; from the coding sequence ATGGTCTCCTACACCGaaatcctctcctccaacgccctcatcaccacctccaccacccccctccgcgTCGCCGTTTTCGTCGGGGGCACCTCCGGCATAGGCAAGCTCACCATCCGCGCCCTGGTCGCAACAGGCACCCCCATCAAAATCTACCTCCTCGGCCGAAAACCCTCCCAATCAcgcaccctccccttcatcaaAGAACTGCACACCCTCAACCCTAAAGCAGAAATCATCTTCACCGAAGCGGAAGTCTCCCTCCTTGCCGACGTAAAACGAGTGTGCAGCCTCATTTCATCCGTTGAATCCAAAATCGACTTGTTGTTCCTCTCCGCCGGCTTCGCACCCTGGGGGGGACAGCGGAAAGAAACTGCCGAAGGGCATGAGGTGGCGCAGGCGTTGGAGTATTACTCCCGCATGCTCTTCAttctccaccttctcccttTGTTGGACAGTGGAAGGGTGGTTAGTgttttgggtggggggatggagacAACCTACTTTCTCGATATGGAAGACTGGGAgttgaaaaaggaggggaaTTTCACTATttggagggcgaggccgCAGTATATTGGGATGAACACCATTATGCTGGATAGGTTAGCCAAGGAGAACCCCAACGTGACCTTTGTACATTCATTGCCTGGGGCGGTGGATACAGGGAATGTAAgacggggttgggatggaaAGTCAATTTTAGGATGGGCTTTTATCCGGTTTATCGAGGGGGTGAACTGGCTGGTGGCCTTTTCTGACGAGGAGTCTGGACAGAGACATTTGTTTCAGAGCACCAGCGCTGCTTTTGGGGGGCGCGGTGTGCCGTGGAGTGGTAAGGCGGGTAGAGCTACCGTGGGAGGGTTGTTTCTTGTTAGCAACAAGTGCGATTGTACGCCTAATACGAAAGTGGTGGATCAGCTTCGTGACAAGGGGCAGGAGAAGTTGTGGGGGCACACGATGGAAATTCTCGGGCCATATTTGTAA
- a CDS encoding hypothetical protein (EggNog:ENOG503PHCI; COG:S), translating to MDFRPWNPAPDDPQPTTLTMASFPRNRHRGLSVGAGRNLERRSESCLSSLGNKDTACSGFKPVLQRSAYLDGPLSKGRGLEFERQPLWFSGLPRTHPTWWSTPAQICAPIMVGRHDPTPHLLLSSTESTQSWASRTPVQRTSHDFCYVKMKPRHEIATRQTRQEYHFWGLGGDNSSLRLLVEDPFCGSPHQRLDGGNELDTATSTGSVLFCSPPPINNAHQSQLQPTETKQFQPHQIASPAHGTSTVSWVFTMSTNAYSPQPHSPCVPSEEQGEWVWVPKTAMPSPQAGQLDYQFTTTPLFTPAFGDSSVSPSTLSADPWDSLMMTGQVDNTLFTSPSSSMINEFGTPFTGSPAEALLEDFGHVSRSDLCPEVVLPLQDFLTDDLLTPFMDATLFPAVDMNLNLNTFVPDVTTPFSHFGVALSPTSSVHESSPTFSYSPPIFDSPFPATTGASPDITSPSTPHIHSCSESNCSKTFDKVSDLKRHERKHRQPFRCELCGKGHLDKRALGRHLWAKHPEYAQQHNTRSERIRCTECDYEGRADNVARHSKRHAKKR from the exons ATGGATTTTCGACCTTGGAACCCTGCGCCCGACGATCCAcagcccaccaccctcaccatggCTTCCTTCCCCCGCAATCGACATCGAGGTCTCTCGGTAGGAGCTGGACGGAATCTTGAACGTCGGTCTGAGAGTTGTCTCAGCTCCCTCGGGAACAAAGATACCGCGTGTTCAGGGTTCAAGCCAGTGCTTCAAAGAAGCGCTTACCTGGACGGTCCACTTTCCAAAGGTCGAGGTCTCGAGTTCGAACGCCAACCTCTTTGGTTTTCTGGATTGCCGCGAACACACCCGACCTGGTGGTCAACCCCCGCCCAGATATGCGCTCCCATAATGGTGGGTCGTCACgacccaacaccacacctACTTCTCTCAAGCACAGAGAGCACTCAATCCTGGGCATCCCGGACTCCTGTTCAACGCACCTCCCACGACTTCTGCTATGTCAAGATGAAACCACGGCATGAAATTGCGACTCGGCAGACTCGTCAAGAATATCATTTTTGGGGTCTCGGAGGAGACAATTCTTCCCTTCGACTACTAGTTGAAGATCCATTTTGCGGTTCTCCACATCAGCGTTTGGATGGAGGCAACGAGTTGGACACGGCGACCTCAACAGGATCAGTCCTG TTTTGCTCGCCGCCACCAATCAACAACGCTCATCAATCGCAACTGCAACCAACCGAAACCAAACAATTTCAACCCCACCAAATAGCATCTCCAGCTCACGGCACATCAACCGTGAGTTGGGTCTTCACGATGTCCACCAACGCTtactccccccaaccccactCCCCCTGCGTCCCATCTGAGGAACagggggagtgggtgtgGGTTCCGAAGACGGCCATGCCTTCTCCTCAGGCTGGTCAGCTCGACTACcaattcaccaccacaccactcTTTACACCCGCCTTCGGCGACTCCTCCGTTTCACCCAGCACACTCTCCGCCGACCCGTGGGActcgttgatgatgacagGTCAAGTGGATAACACATTGTTTACTtcgccctcgtcctccaTGATTAACGAGTTTGGTACCCCTTTCACAGGCAGCCCTGCTGAAGCCCTTCTCGAAGACTTTGGCCATGTGAGCCGGTCGGATCTCTGTCCCGAAGTTGTTCTGCCCCTTCAGGACTTCCTTACGGACGatctcctcaccccctttaTGGACGCTACGCTCTTCCCTGCTGTCGATATGAACTTGAACCTGAACACCTTCGTGCCTGATGTTACAACGCCTTTTTCTCACTTCGGCGTCGCCCTCAGCCCCACGTCGTCTGTTCACGAGAGCTCTCCGACATTCAGCTACAGCCCTCCCATTTTCGACTCACCCTTTCCGGCTACCACTGGGGCTTCTCCCGATAtcacctctccctctacTCCTCACATCCACTCGTGCTCCGAGTCCAACTGCTCCAAGACCTTTGACAAAGTGTCTGATCTCAAGAGACACGAACGTAAACACCGCCAGCCATTCCGATGCGAGCTCTGTGGCAAGGGACACCTTGACAAGCGCGCGCTTGGTCGGCACTTGTGGGCGAAACACCCCGAGTACGCTCAGCAACACAACACCAGGTCGGAGCGGATAAGGTGCACCGAGTGCGACTACGAGGGGAGGGCAGATAATGTTGCCCGACACTCGAAGCGACATGCCAAGAAGCGGTAG
- a CDS encoding hypothetical protein (EggNog:ENOG503P1RQ; COG:S) has protein sequence MAAIARITAFAKTTRLAPCPPRTMATSTTSTKPDWSPEKYLRFEAPRGRPINDLISFLSRSGLSQPQRIIDLGSGPGNSTIALKKQWPGAQITGVELSPAMVTAASEKNGGEGIDYQAGDVKDFIASPDTDLIFSNAVFHWLRSSERIATIVQHLKRLKPGGLLAFQVPDNFAEPSHRLMRDTAYHSPGPWAKYFMGQDQKPELDPIESVGTWYNSLKPHCESVEIWHTTYHHILEGHEAIVKWFETTGLKPYLDLLEQDEAAKKAFLEQYVRGLKREYPTLADGRVVLHFPRLFVVGFRGKA, from the coding sequence ATGGCAGCCATAGCCCGGATCACGGCGTTTGCAAAAACCACTCGACTTGCGCCTTGTCCTCCACGAACCatggcaacatcaaccacaagTACCAAACCCGACTGGTCCCCGGAGAAATATCTCCGCTTCGAAGCTCCCCGCGGCAGGCCCATCAACGACTTGATCTCATTCCTCTCCCGCTCCGGCCTATCACAACCGCAGAGGATCATCGACTTGGGTTCCGGGCCGGGAAACTCGACCATTGCCCTCAAGAAGCAATGGCCTGGCGCACAAATCACCGGCGTTGAGCTCTCCCCCGCCATGGTCACCGCTGCCAGCGAGAAGAATGGCGGCGAAGGCATCGACTACCAAGCCGGCGATGTGAAGGACTTCATCGCGTCCCCAGACACCGACCTCATCTTTAGCAATGCAGTGTTCCACTGGCTGCGTAGCAGTGAAAGAATCGCAACGATTGTGCAACACCTCAAGCGACTAAAGccagggggtttgttggcgTTCCAGGTGCCGGATAACTTTGCTGAGCCATCTCATCGTTTGATGAGAGACACAGCATACCACTCTCCGGGACCGTGGGCAAAGTACTTTATGGGTCAAGACCAAAAGCCGGAGCTTGACCCGATCGAGTCGGTGGGGACATGGTACAACTCACTGAAGCCTCACTGCGAAAGCGTCGAGATCTGGCACACGACATATCACCATATCCTTGAGGGACATGAGGCGATTGTCAAGTGGTTTGAGACCACGGGGCTGAAGCCGTACCTGGATTTGTTGGAGCAGGATGAGGCAGCAAAGAAGGCGTTTTTGGAGCAGTATGTGAGAGGACTGAAGAGAGAGTATCCGACATTGGCGGACGGAAGGGTGGTGCTTCACTTTCCCAGGTTGTTTGTAGTAGGCTTCCGAGGTAAGGCATGA